The nucleotide sequence ATTGATACGAAAAAcaaaatcatgttttttttttgtttctgattTTCGCTTCCGAAAGTGCTTTGACTGTTTCTGAAATTTTTGAAAATAGTTTTTTTCGTTCCATCCACCGTCGGATGAGCCCAACATGTTTTCCGTCTAAATCGACCACATTGTGATCCACCAAATTGATTGTTACTAAAAACATGTTTCTGTTTTCTGTTCCTGAAAGCGCCTTAGTTGTTTGTGAAAGTTCTTGAAAATTTTCTGATTCTTTAGTTGTTTCTGTTTTCTGTTTCCAAAAGTGCTTTGAATGTTTCCGAAGGTTTACGAAAATCGAGTTTTTATTATCTTGAAAATAGAGttttcagaaagaaaaaaaatcatgattgttGTTGAATGAACTCAATATGTTTCCACTCTAAATCATGGACCAAATGGTCGAATGCACAAAATGACATGTTTCTGTTTTCTGTTGTGAAAAACGCTTTAGTTATTATTTCTCTTTTCAACCCATCAATTGTTAAATAGCTTCCATATGCTTATTCTCTAAATTCTCAACCAAATCGCTATCAACAAGtgtcttaaaataaaatttgttttgGTTATTGTGTTTCTGTTTTCTGTAAAAGTGCTTTTGTTTATCCGGAAGTTTCTGAAATTTAAGAATTTCGGATTCTTCTCCCATCCATCATCAACGGTTGAATTGGGCTCcgcatgcttcttctctaaaacaTTCAACCAAATTGTGATGTATTCTATTTTTATGGCAAATATGAATTTGTCAAACAAATCATAATTTCAATTTCTCTCGTTGATTTAAGAAATGAACCACCAAAAGGAAACCCATTCATCCACAAGCTTTGATGAACCTGCTAAGGATATACAAGTTCATAATCAATTAAATGCCACAATTCTATTAATAACATTTTCATTACTCCAATAACAAGAACAACAACAATTTGCAATTGCTTTGGATAAAGTCTTTCATGTATATGACATCCAAATCTCATACATTCCTGAAGAAAGAGATCATCACAAATCACGGTCTTAACATCGGCGATGAAGCATGCTACTACATCAATCACAACATTTGTATAAGAAATGGAAGCTGTCTCATTCCTGCTTGCCCTCAAATCCATCACTGTCATTGTTCCTGCTTGTTTATCTTCTATTGGCTGCTCAAGGAATCATATTGGTTCAACATGACGTCTTTGATAGAATCCCAGAGCTCTTCACAAGGATGCAAACCTCTACATAGGAACTATGAGGATAACAACAAGAATTTTTTACTGCACTATCCTAAGTTGAATCTATCAGATCATACGTCGGACGTGTGAATAAAATTACGAGGCAGCACATCAGATATCAACAAGCAAAGCATATAGCAAAAGCATACTGAACAGAGACTTGTTAAAGATATTTAGCCACAAGCAGGGAAGACATTCACCGATTGTCACAGAGCCAAATAGAGGAACACATAAAACAAACTAGTAAGCTTGTATTCTTGCTTAATCTTCATATTGCTCATAGGATTTGAGCAGCTCAGTGCAGACTGGCAATGAAGTGTCCTTCAGGAAGCCAAGCGAGTTAGCAAATCTGGTGTCCGAAGCAATACCGTTGTTGTGGCTGAGGAACACAGGAGCCCTCTCGCGACCCTGGAGTGCAGTCTTGCATCCACTTTCTGGGCTACTAACGAGCAGAGACTCGCAGATTTCATGGTCATCATGCTCGCCTTCAACTAGGATGTTGTAGGTACCCGTGTGATCGGTCGTGCCCTCGAAACTGCACGTCTTTGCACCAGTGAATTCTGATCGACACTCAACCCTTACCGTAGCACCTGCAGATGAATCACAATGTCCGTAACAAATGGGAAATTTTTCAGAGTAAAGCAGGAGGCAGTCAGTCTAGGCACAGATCAAGAACAATCATCCCAAAGACAACGTGAAAAAATAAACTTTAACAAAATCCATATCATTAATCATGATCAGTGACATCCAGAGTGACCAAAAATCAACCATCAATAATGTCGATGTAGCCTGCATCTTCATCAACTTGTAAACAGAAGTTTATTGGCACAACAAAAGATTATGACTTCTGTTGGTTCAGGGACTCTATAAACATTTTAGTTTCAGACCATCAACACTACTAAAATCAAATTCCCAATGTGCATTGCCCATGTTTAACACTCTTCTATTACTTACATCCACTTtgtgttttaaaaataaaatatttagaactttaaaaagaaaattcataatCTACGAGGAGTTGGGACTTAAGGCTTTTGCTAGCTTTGTAGCTAAGCTATTGACGACAAACACTTATGCATTGGTGTCTTTTAACTCAGGTTAAACCCTTACTAAGAATCATACCATACAAAGTCACAATTGATATAAAGTTAAAACTCACAGTAAAGTCTGTAAAAGAAAGGACTCTTGAGAACAAAAAATTCTATAGAGAttgaaaaattctgaattattgaGACCCCCACTAGGAAAATATTGGATCCAAAAGTTCCattaatatatacacatataaatatatataccatCGGGAATTCCAAATCTCCCTAGATATTAAATTTGGAAATTAGAAAAATTATgtagagaaaaaaaatcatatttcttctttagaaatatatacatgtatatattttaaCGATTATTCCACCAAAATGATATCCAACCTAAAAGGATAATGTCCAAACATTATATAGGAAGTAAAAGATGATGTCTCCGTAACTTGATTACATCTTCAATCGCTCGTATGTGATTACTTCTACCAGCTATTTTGACAGACAAGGACTATGAAAGTTTTTGCTGCTATGAAATGGAGAAAAAGCTTCGCATAATATTTTCAATGTTTAGATCTGTTGTTTAGGCATTCCAAATATTTCTtccaatcaaaaagaaaaaaaagcattTGCTCTTAAAGCAAACATGTAATAGAAACGATTTTTCCGGGCTGACAACCAAAAAGGATTTAAGGTGTTTCTAACTCATTGTATGATCTATACACAAGAACCTATTTTTAGATCGCTTCAATCCTCCCCTTTGATCTACTAACCGTAAATAAGTAACAAGATGAAGCTCACATGCCAACCAGAGTCTCCAGATTCGACGTTTGCAGATGCATCGAACCCAAACCAGGCAAAAATCGACGGCAAAAATTCCAACAAGAGTAAAAGATGGGAAGCCTAGAACGCGGTGCCATGAAACCCTCACCTTGGATGTAGGTCGATACCGGCGTCTCGAACCCCGCACGGCACGTATCACAGAAGACGCGGCCCTGGACAACGAACCCCCGCTTGACGACGCCAACGTCGCGCGCGGCGATCGCGAGGGCCGGAAGGACGCACGCCACCGCAAAGACGACGGCGACCGCCGGTTTGGCCATGATCGCAGTAGGAAAGGACAGCAGGAGTAAGGCGCTGGGACTGAAGGAAGCGGCGGTGAAGCGATAAAGGCCATTGAGAAAAGGACGAGTGAGTTTATAGTTGTCACAGTGGTTATTCTCACTCGCGGTGACGATAGGAACGCCTCTTTGGGGCGGGATTTTGGAACTGTTGATGGCGTGTTGGGATCCGCCTTAAGTAATTGAGTCAAGAAGCAGTGACGGTATCCGCAGGCGTGAGAGGGAATCACGTGGGTTAATGACAGATAATGAGTTCGGAAGGGTAAGCTTACCTCTGACGGGTTTACTGAGCGAGATCTGCGGCGGTGTGCCTCGTGCAGAGATCCGAGTCGTAGGATCGGGTCctcttattatatatttttgaaataataAGATTTAAACATGATTTATGTTctcttattatatatttttgaaataataAGACCTCATTATTATAACACTCcctataaataaatttatcaaaacataaataatattatacacatataatttaattatatataatatcataaaaatcatttatAAAATTATCTCAACCTTGTTTACATAAGAGCTAATCAAATCCTAATTTGatcaaatttaaataaatatatcaaCTGCTATAATTGTGATATTATTAAGAGTGTTCCATTCGAAGGGGTGCCAAAATCTTTCGGTGATATGACTCTAATGTATAAATTAGAAGGTGTTCAATCATGAATGACAAGCTATGTGAGCTTGGAACGAGAGAATAAGAACTCTCAACTaaagtgaaataatttttttattatatttgtcCCTCTTCTTTGTAAGTGTTAGtggtgtcaaatgaatcatgatatgcaATAAGAGACTCAATTTAAGTTGAACTCAAATCGAAATGGCTTGACTAATTAGGAGTCTCCTTGCATACGATCAAAATTTAAACTATGACCGAGAGTCCTTCGATTAAAAGTCTAAGAGTCTCCTATATGAAATTAAAAGTTGAATTTTAACTAAAAAACCTTCTCTGATAAGGAGTCTTTCCCCTCTATAACTATTAGTAAAGGACGATCGGGAGACCAAGGAGTAGGGGAAAAGAGAGGAATATAGTAGCAATAGAGAAGCCTCAAGAAGCTACACTTGTATGCTTAAGAAAtctctttataattttatttttttttgtcaaaaagcAATCTAGATACTTTTTCCTTTtagatattttttctttcaatgtCCTCGTTAATCCTCCAAAAATAATAAATCTATTTAGAGGAAAGATCAAGATCATTAAATCCATCCCCCAAATGGATCAGGTAGTATTAGAGTGACGATCCTTATTTGTGGATGTGATGGCAGATAATATCCAAAAATATCACCATATCTTACTGCCTATTTCGCATTGCTCATGAAAAAGATGAAGGACGTGATGGGTTGGATCTGATCCAAGCTAATACAATAATGAAATCTGATAGAGATGAGTGCCTTATAGTAAAGGAGAAGACATCGTCTTCATCGAAAATCAAAACTAATTTATGGACGATGCACTATGATGACAATGTCATGGAACCGATAGCAAAGGTAAGGTTATAACATTTTCGAGTCAAAACTCATATCAATATCCTCACCTATGACGACTCCATAGATGTTAGACACATGGCTTAATCAACTCAAAATCCATTTTACCCTCTCTTGCAATCATTGTAAAATGACATAATATATAAGAGAGAAGTATTGGAAGACTCACCTAAAACTCTTCCCAAGAAAGTGAGGAAGAATGAAAAATGTCAGTGATGATCTTACCAAAATTGAGTCGGCTAATTGTGTGGATATACATTTATCGCTTATGGTAGGGCCAAATGTAAAAGACTTGAGTCCACCGATTAGTCCAGAGGTTTGGGAAGATCTCTTCATATTGCAAATTCAAGTACAACAAAAGTTTATCAATGTCAtccgataataaaaaaaaatctcatcttaacaagattgatctataaagcacacctcatttgaatattttttggGTTGGATCCAAAAAGATATGCTGATGAGGATATATAGATAACATAAACTTTGCATTGCCCTTTAGCCTCATCTAATTGCACTTAGAGAAGGAACAACTAAAAGGAGGATGAAAGAAACTCAACCACTCATTCCACATGAACTGTTTAAGTCTTGAATTAGATTGGAGATAACGTTTGTCAAGTAGAGTTGTCTCCATATATGAAGATGTAAATATGAAGAACTTAAAAGGTGCTCAAGCCATTGATGTTAGACAATAAGCCAAGCAAGATGTTGTCTTTGTTAAATGACTTAGTGATTAACAAATAGACTACTCGAAACAAAGACACTATCATACTTAGCTCAAACTCAATTCGAGTCATACTTCAACTCAACTCAAATGTAGCCCACTCAAGCTCAAGCTCAAAGTTTAGTTTGATCAATTGAAAGAGTGAACCCAGCTCAATCCAAGTTGGATTCGAATTggaagaagagttggactccaattAAGAGTCCTACTCTAGTTATAAGTCCTTGCTTTTACAACTACAGCAACCCTAAAGTAGATATCAACAACAACCTAAGAAAGAGGTGTTGACGATTAAAAAGAAGAGGAGCGATGGAGAGAGGTAACACTAAGATTGTAGTCCGAAGAGATTCAAGCTATCACTTATGCTGTTTCACTCAAGAAGTCAGAGCCTGTTGCTTAATAAGTTTCTTCTTAGTTGTTTGTTTAGGTATTACTTAATTAGTCAGAGCTTGTTGCTTAATAAGTCTCTTCTAATTAAGAGGTTCAATCTTTCATAATtactttttgttgggaaatcattgggggcaacatcatatgcgcagcggaagaacaagaaaacaaaaatccccgattcccaaaaagatgttcgtcgtcgtgcgaagattggtgcgcaaaaatttacaaaacacaaaactgagtatagagattgtgttacctagggagatcgtatatccctgtttccttgcagatccttaggagagggtgaaggaggtcaagcgtcctcctctctagcggtgatccacacagcagggttgcgacgacgctcctcaaaacttcaggcctactctgaggtggagagggagaggagaataggaaaggcaagcaaagactctagcctatgaggctgtgaatccctcctatttatagagatcccgtgtcaaaccctaatgggtcattccctagtgggtattggatctgcatccaataagacaagggctccgtcggatatctcatatccgaacctctactcatcgcaatgcctaccatatgggtgtgaccctctatgcccaatatcgagctggccgtgagtcatacctgtcagaactccttctaactcagtgaattattatctctgtaataattcactcgactcatcgactacggatgtactaggccactacgccgtagtccccagacgatacaggggaatccaatccattggacctgtctgtcctcagttaccatgtacctatagtccctcatccatctaatatcccagagaccgtatatcgagcatggtgctgtcagacccatacggtttctactcgagtcttgctctaatcggattcttccggagaactctttctctctcaacccgaatgaccctggtcaaggatttgtctgagcaagaacacataggatattcctctcatgacgccgagagtggatgatcctctattgacactcaatagccctcgtaaggtcgactaccactcccaatgaccagctgtactaggtctggggacagccaaacctataagtctggtatcaaagagtggagcactcatacaggacatccttggtgtctcaagtctaaggaccagatacaccactaggactacagaatcgctgtctaacaataaggcatcatcaaccatccagcattccgtaagcggatcaatcagtgaactcattctccaatgagcacctgtactgtatccctagtgtccctacacgagcagctatgagaccaactgcatccatcatatggacgggtatacagcacaccagtctatccggttatcacgatgtccctctcgagtaacctatgaccgggattatttaggatatgtgtttaaaggtgaatcgatctcattatcgtgatctcatcacgatccgattcccattgcacaaatccaaggacatcacaatatatgtatgcatttatgcaatagttataaagtgatatacgccaaaatataataagcaaaaagattatgtatcaagtcacacgtgccatcactcacgtgattggcttgctgggcacctatgactagcaatctcccacttgacctaaagccaatcacctatgtgtctgatccccatcagactcctgtgatgctcaaagacaatctgagacaacggctttgttagtggatctgcaatgttatcttcggatggaactctttccactgctacatctcctcgggttacgatctctctgataagttggaacctcctcagaacacttctgataagacccgagttcccttatttgagtaatcaccccatagttgtcgcaataagggaagtcgacttgtcgctatctgtatcgactcccaaatctgtgatgaacttcttcacccagactccctcctttgctgcatttaatgcagcaatgtacttcgcctctgtggtcgagtcagcagtggtatcttgcttggaactcttccagcacactgctcctccattcaaggtgtacacataccctgaattcgacttgctatcatcgacatcagactgaaaacttgagtcagtgaagccttcaaccttaaggctattacctccatatactagtaaaagatccttagtccttctcaagtacttaaggatacactttactgctttccagtgctccaagcctggatccgcctgatacctgctcgtgacactcagagcatgcgctatatcaggcctagtacatagcatggcatacatgatataccatattgctgaggcataaggtatcatatctatgttcgccctttcttctggaattttccatgtcaaaccttttgacaatggtttctatgtacctggactgggacaagccaagcatcctcttagatctatctctatagattctaatccccaagatataggatgcttcccctaagtcctttatggagaagtgtctagataaccaagcctttactgtggatagcattcctacgtcattcccaatgatgaggatgtcatccacatataacaccaaaaaggtgatagcgctcccacttaccttcctgtatacacaaggctcatcttcgttcttaacgaagtcataagatctgattgcctcatcaaatcttatgttccaactttgggaagcttgctttagtccataaatggatctaagcaacctacacaccttatctgggcagttcttggacacgaatccctcaagttgcatcatatatacctcctcctcgaggttcccgttgaggaatgcagttttcacatccatctgccagatctcataatcatagtgtgctgcaatagccaatagaattttgatggattttagcattgctatgggtgagaaggtttcgtcgtagtcaacaccttgcctttgacgataccccttaaccactagccttgctttataggtctctacctttccatctactccgatctttttcttaaagatctacttgcaaccgatgggtacaataccttcgggcgcatcaactaggttccaaaccttattggagtacatagaatccatctcagaattcatggcttcttgccacttcccggagtctatactcataatagcctcctcgtaggtctgaggatcaatatcctctacatcctctgctctaatatgtcccacatatctctcaggaggatgggatactctatcaaacctgcgtaaagttgatacttgtgtattaggtacctgaacagactcgggctgtagagtggtgcttgagcttggatctccaacctcgctcaattctatcattctcccactgtctccgtcaagaatgtgttccttctcaaggaacactgctctcttagctacaaagacctttttgtcctcgggatgatagaagtaatacccacaagtttccttggggtatcacacaaatatgcatcgctctgtccttgattctaacttatcggggttgtgtcttttaacgtgggcaaggcagccccaaatcttaacaaccttaagatcaggcttcttccctttccatatctcatatggtgtagacactaccgacttagttggaactctgttcagaaggtaagctgtggtttctagggcatatccccagaatgagatgggtaggtcagcgaaactcatcatggaccgtaccatatctaataaagtacaatttttcctttcagagacaccattgagctgaggtgtgcaaggaggtgtccattgggataatatcccatgg is from Musa acuminata AAA Group cultivar baxijiao chromosome BXJ3-8, Cavendish_Baxijiao_AAA, whole genome shotgun sequence and encodes:
- the LOC103973970 gene encoding pollen-specific protein C13; the encoded protein is MAKPAVAVVFAVACVLPALAIAARDVGVVKRGFVVQGRVFCDTCRAGFETPVSTYIQGATVRVECRSEFTGAKTCSFEGTTDHTGTYNILVEGEHDDHEICESLLVSSPESGCKTALQGRERAPVFLSHNNGIASDTRFANSLGFLKDTSLPVCTELLKSYEQYED